The Candidatus Synechococcus calcipolaris G9 nucleotide sequence TTACAAATTGCCCTCAAACCCCAAGGATTACTATGGATTGTTGCGTCGGTATTATTGACCTTGGCCCCTGCATTTTTAATCTGGCTTTCCCTGTCGCGGCGGTAATAAAGGACTCCCATGGATAATTTGTCCCCTGCGGATAAAGGTCATGAAATTCTTCACCAAGCCCGCCTAGCCAGTGAACAGTTAGCCCTGGCTACCTATGCCCAACGCCAATCCGCTCTTCGCCATCTCATTCAAGGATTAAAACAGGCGCAGACTGAAATTCTCGAGGAAAATACCCTGGATTTGGAAACCAGTCGAGACTTGGCAGTATCTGCGGTGCTACTGAGTTGGTTACGTTTGACCAATGAGCGATTTCAAGAAGCGGTACAGTGGCTAGAACGGGTTTTAGCGTTGGCGGATCCCCTGACATCGACGGGTATGGCCAGTGGAACCCATTACACCTATGCCTTGCCCGTGGGAGTTGTGGCCTTTTTCTATGAGGGATTGCCCACCCTGGCCCTATTAGCCGCCGCCCTGTGTTTGAAAACGGGAAATGCTCTGATCATTCGCGGTGGCCATGAAACAACCCATTCGGGGCGGGCGATCGCCACGGTATTGGTAGAAGCGCTGCAAATGGCCCAGTTGCCCCTAGCGACAATTCAGGTATTGTCACCAGATGTCACCAATGGGGACACAATTGGGATCAGGGGTGGGGTGGATTTGGTGATTCCCTACGGGCGATCGCGGTTTATGCAACAGGTTCTTGAGGATACGAAGGCACCCGCCATCCCTGGAAGCATTGGCAACTGCTATCTCTTTTGGGATAGTTCCAGTTCACCGGAGCAGGTACAGGGGATGATTTTAGCAAGTGCCAAGGGCTGTCCTGATCGGGTGGTGGCCATTGAAAAGGTCTTAATTCCAGCGGAGACCAATCACTCCCAAGTGGCCCGACTGATCAATCTCTTAATTCAGGATAAGTATAGTGTCCGTGGCGATGATATGCTCTGTGAAGAATTTTCAGAACTCCGCCCGGCCCAAGAAACAGATTGGCACACTTCGCTTATGGGCAATGTGGTTGCCTTTCGCCATTCCCAAAGCCTGACGGCGGCGATCGCTTGGATTAATCAACACAATAGCGGCCCAGCCAGTGTCATTGTCACCAATAGTTATGACCAAAGCCGTCAATTTTGCCAGCAGGTACAAACCCCCCAGGTTTTTGTCAATCGCCCACCCCAATTTTCTCGGCACAACACCTTGGCCCTGGGGCTATCCAGCCAGCGGGGAATGTATGGGGGCTTGATTGATATCAGCAAACTTTTACGCTATAAATCTATTTATCTTTAAACACAGTTAAAACCGCTATCCCAAGCCAAGAATAGGACATGGGTTTATACCATAGAGTATATGGAGTTGATCTGCATGGGGTGTATGGGGTTTATAGGAAAAATAGAGTTGTGCGAGGAGTAGAGTCGTGAAGGGACTAAGCTACAGAACAATCCTGATCCTGGGTCTAGTCGTCGGCAGCGGATTGGCCCTAGGGGGTATT carries:
- a CDS encoding aldehyde dehydrogenase family protein, whose product is MDNLSPADKGHEILHQARLASEQLALATYAQRQSALRHLIQGLKQAQTEILEENTLDLETSRDLAVSAVLLSWLRLTNERFQEAVQWLERVLALADPLTSTGMASGTHYTYALPVGVVAFFYEGLPTLALLAAALCLKTGNALIIRGGHETTHSGRAIATVLVEALQMAQLPLATIQVLSPDVTNGDTIGIRGGVDLVIPYGRSRFMQQVLEDTKAPAIPGSIGNCYLFWDSSSSPEQVQGMILASAKGCPDRVVAIEKVLIPAETNHSQVARLINLLIQDKYSVRGDDMLCEEFSELRPAQETDWHTSLMGNVVAFRHSQSLTAAIAWINQHNSGPASVIVTNSYDQSRQFCQQVQTPQVFVNRPPQFSRHNTLALGLSSQRGMYGGLIDISKLLRYKSIYL